In the Heterodontus francisci isolate sHetFra1 chromosome 6, sHetFra1.hap1, whole genome shotgun sequence genome, one interval contains:
- the LOC137371456 gene encoding collagenase 3-like, translated as MNYVKIPVLFVSLNLAVCLALPLSSETKRFSEKDWNQCRKYLKTFYNMTETISKKSGNGLTKKIREMQEFFGLQVTGSLNRQTMAVMNEARCGVPDVEQYTFFPRQPRWPRNRITYRIVNYTPDLKKREVDTAISFAFKVWSDVTPLTFVRFYSGKADIMILFTRASHGDFNPFDGQGGILAHAYAPGLNGGGDTHFDDDERWTLSRDGVNLFLVAAHEFGHALGLGHSKDKSALMFPIYSYVNTNGFRLSDDDVRGIQALYGARQDPRPHPRPTQPQPNLHQPTKTLDKCNPQLSFDAVTSSRGEIWFFKNGIFWRKHSRRPDVTSVLINNIFPNIQSVDAAVEFKNKDVIALFKGSKYWLIRGFRTLKGYPRSIRSFGFPKSVTHIDAALYIKKRRKVLFFVGADYWSYNLMRKQMDRGYPRTIGDDFPGIGNKVESAFQNSGYLYLSNGATQYEYDYRNKRVIRVLKPYGWLNCY; from the exons ATGAACTACGTCAAGATCCCCGTTCTTTTTGTATCGCTTAATCTCGCAGTGTGTTTGGCTTTACCGCTTAGCTCCGAAACGAAACGATTCAGCGAAAAGGACTGGAACCAATGCCgg AAATACCTGAAGACATTTTACAACATGACAGAGACAATTTCGAAAAAAAGTGGTAACGGATTGACAAAAAAGATAAGAGAAATGCAGGAATTCTTTGGTCTGCAAGTGACTGGGAGCCTAAACCGTCAAACCATGGCAGTGATGAATGAGGCTCGCTGCGGAGTCCCTGATGTTGAACAGTACACTTTCTTTCCAAGACAACCTCGGTGGCCTCGCAACAGAATCACTTACAG AATTGTAAACTACACGCCAGACCTGAAGAAACGAGAGGTGGATACTGCAATTAGCTTTGCCTTTAAAGTCTGGAGCGACGTCACTCCTCTGACCTTTGTCAGATTCTACTCTGGAAAAGCTGACATCATGATATTGTTTACAAGAGCTA GTCACGGGGACTTTAACCCGTTTGATGGACAGGGTGGCATTTTGGCTCACGCTTATGCTCCTGGATTGAACGGCGGTGGCGACACTCACTTTGATGACGATGAAAGGTGGACGTTGTCAAGAGATG GAGTCAATTTGTTCCTTGTTGCGGCCCATGAATTTGGACATGCTCTAGGACTGGGTCACTCAAAGGATAAATCCGCTTTGATGTTTCCCATCTATTCATATGTCAACACCAACGGCTTTCGTCTCTCAGACGACGACGTTAGAGGAATCCAGGCTTTATATG GAGCTCGTCAAGATCCAAGACCCCACCCAAGACCAACACAACCACAGCCTAATCTACATCAACCAACAAAAACCCTGGACAAGTGTAATCCTCAATTGTCATTTGATGCAGTTACTAGTTCACGTGGAGAAATTTGGTTCTTTAAGAACGG AATCTTTTGGCGAAAACATTCGCGACGCCCAGATGTGACATCAGTTCTGATCAACAATATTTTTCCAAATATTCAATCAGTTGATGCTGCAGTTGAATTCAAGAACAAAGATGTGATTGCTCTTTTCAAAG GATCAAAGTACTGGCTAATTAGGGGTTTCAGGACTTTGAAAGGCTATCCTAGGAGCATCAGGTCCTTTGGATTTCCAAAATCTGTGACACACATCGATGCGGCCCTATATATCAAGAAGAGAAGAAAAGTATTATTCTTTGTGGGAGCTGACTACTGGAG TTATAATTTGATGAGAAAACAAATGGACAGAGGCTATCCAAGAACAATAGGTGATGACTTTCCTGGAATTGGGAATAAAGTAGAGTCAGCATTTCAAAACTCTG GTTATCTCTACTTATCTAACGGAGCGACACAGTATGAATATGACTACCGGAACAAACGTGTTATTCGTGTTTTGAAGCCATATGGCTGGCTGAATTGTTATTAG